Genomic window (Streptomyces sp. NBC_00078):
AATGCCTGGCCGATGCGCTCGACAACCGCGTCGAGTTCGGCGTGTGGGGAGGCATGACGGAGCGGGAGCGCCGCGCACTGCTGCGCAGGCGACCCACCGTCACCTCCTGGCGCCGGCTGCTCGAGACGGCACGTGTGGAGTACGAGCGTGGCGTGGGCATCCTGCCGCTCGACGACGACGAGGTGTACGAGCACTACGCGGCGGTGAGCTGAGGGCACCCCTTCAGGGGCAACCCTCAGGCGCGCGTCTCGGGCAGCTCCGGCCGATTGGCCGCGAGCCGGTCCCCGATGTCCCGCAGCCCCGTGAGGTCGTGCACATCGCCGGGCAGCGCGGCCACTTCGGCCACCGCCACCTCGGGGTGGAGCGCCGTGAAACGGTCGCGCGTGCGCTGCTCGCGGGAGAGCAGCTGCATCCGCTCGGCGTGCAGCCTCAACAGGCCTGCGGTGAGCTGGTCGACGCTCTGTCCGTCGCCCTGGTCCTCCTGATCCGGACCGGGGGAGCCGGGCTCGGGCGCGGGAGACTCGACGGGCTCGGACGCGGGGGACGACTCGGGAGATTCTGAACTGCCGTACGTGTCGGGAGAGTTACGAAGTCCAGCTTTCCCGCCGTCCTGATCGACAATGCGGGGCTCCACAAGATTTTCCGCGGCGGCGAGCGCACGCTCGGCCGACAGCCGGACGGCGCCGCTGCCGTGGACCCGGTTGAGCACCAGACCCGCGAGCGGCATGTCCTCCGCGGCCAGCCGCTGAACGAAATACGCGGCCTCGCGCAGCGCGTCCCGCTCCGGCGCGGCCACCACCAGGAACGCCGTCCCGGGCGCCTGCAGCAGCTTGTACGTGGCGTCCGCGCGCGTGCGAAACCCGCCGAACGTCGTGTCCATCGCGGCCACGAAGGTCTGGACGTCCTTGAGCAGTTGACCGCCCAGCAGCTTGCCGAGCGTGCCCGTCATCATCGACATCCCGACGTTCAGGAACTTCATGCCGGCCCGTCCGCCGAGCTTGGCCGGGGCGGTGAGCAGCCGGATCAGCCGGCCGTCCAGGAACGAGCCCAGCCGCTTGGGCGCGTCCAGGAAGTCGAGCGCCGAGCGGGACGGCGGTGTGTCCACGACGATCAGGTCCCACGCGTTGCGCGCGCGCAACTGACCCAG
Coding sequences:
- the wblA gene encoding transcriptional regulator WblA translates to MGWVTDWSAQAACRTTDPDELFVQGAAQNRAKAVCTGCPVRTECLADALDNRVEFGVWGGMTERERRALLRRRPTVTSWRRLLETARVEYERGVGILPLDDDEVYEHYAAVS
- a CDS encoding ArsA family ATPase translates to MSPDPATAQESARHRLSHTRVLDVDPLLDDPKTRIVVCCGSGGVGKTTTAAALGLRAAERGRKVVVLTIDPARRLAQSMGIDSLDNTPRRVKGVDGDGELHAMMLDMKRTFDEIVEAHADRERAAVILNNPFYQSLSAGFAGTQEYMAMEKLGQLRARNAWDLIVVDTPPSRSALDFLDAPKRLGSFLDGRLIRLLTAPAKLGGRAGMKFLNVGMSMMTGTLGKLLGGQLLKDVQTFVAAMDTTFGGFRTRADATYKLLQAPGTAFLVVAAPERDALREAAYFVQRLAAEDMPLAGLVLNRVHGSGAVRLSAERALAAAENLVEPRIVDQDGGKAGLRNSPDTYGSSESPESSPASEPVESPAPEPGSPGPDQEDQGDGQSVDQLTAGLLRLHAERMQLLSREQRTRDRFTALHPEVAVAEVAALPGDVHDLTGLRDIGDRLAANRPELPETRA